In Perca fluviatilis chromosome 14, GENO_Pfluv_1.0, whole genome shotgun sequence, a genomic segment contains:
- the tdrd7b gene encoding tudor domain-containing protein 7B isoform X1, translated as MADVELVKKMLRAVLQANKGGVSLSRLQSEYKELTGEQIPHKQMGHNNLDALLASMPSVVRTERSRSGEMVCFASGANETAHVAKVVARQRSSKKTGRPHLVNTQMRVKPAAPLVLNAKPQTSLRQPNHRGRGGGRGGGGGRGAGHGDFRQARDMRDCQSEGKTGAHPNKLSNQNTPNRKGNPPAEKSDKRMTLPSRFQKEVHAHLSRNSQQTSPALNLNESLGSGKGKPYDPQQVQGRITEILGKYSNGFWVSKLPQIYRELYKQDMPTEALKDLDTWTHICTVEKTCSSNPSELLLYPAKEQTTTSSPPPTLTPNSTSAPVPTSNIPTDKPVQSPVQQRPPSIHLTRSGSRSPQNPPSSSSSPSPPSSPATPSPDLKLKLEELLVKYSNGLWAHALPKLFQDTYKFKLPGHVLENLHLLSDICTIDYPMPDNPKRAILYRRSSSGGGGGEDENCNRRNSSASEEELRLRQELGRRLSNHAVPSLQIPKEEYPSVLVVEATNTNGVILRYIGEGYSQAQESMEDEMREFYGLDQSSPTPLSSPSSGQLVAVRAEEEEEILRAQVCEVMADKAKVYYVDHGFSEVISTTKVFELHEKFFQLPFQATKCKLAGLEPFCQEPAVLKKFETMASGRILLAEILERGQTPLVVLYDTSQDDDVNINAACMKALQDKTLASPLQVNSAYMKVTVRSVCSDGTIYCQLPSRGLAKLNVILENIETYFQLQVTSEFLVSRVFCGKGCLARYKGKWSRVEITNLHGSRVLDILFIDVGVQASVEVFELREIPPQFLYDLMAIPPQAVKCCLADLAVSVGSWSPEAVQWLREKVLTTTDCSMKVAKVDETKRCIYVHLFTDKNFHDPARSLNHQMAQSDLFKQQPDVFLTSHRPAKISTATLSSKTPSTSDYTNGSPTSTSVPAKPHLRKALSGPRGGGGGNMTTTSPPETPSAPSSSLQLPPLLELPPAGNNIDVYVSVACHPGHFVLQPWRDMYKLVVLMGEMILYYSKTEQKPLNVEKNHIYAAKVENSWHRVLVKGVLTNGLVSVYELDYGKHELVSCTQLRPLIKEFRQLPFQGITAQLAGLKQRQWSEEASIVFRNHVEKKPLVAQLEAVQEATNPWDRKLMVFLVDTSQEERDIWVHDIMTEFADELTKEL; from the exons aTGGTGTGTTTTGCCTCAGGAGCCAATGAGACGGCCCATGTAGCCAAGGTGGTGGCTCGTCAGCGTAGCTCCAAGAAGACCGGCCGACCCCACCTGGTCAACACCCAGATGAGGGTCAAACCGGCTGCCCCACTCGTCCTCAATG CCAAACCTCAGACATCTCTGAGGCAGCCAAACCACCGCGGGCGAGGCGGAGGTCGAGGAGGAGGTGGCGGCCGAGGGGCGGGACATGGAGACTTCAGACAGGCGAGGGACATGAGGGATTGCCAGTCAGAGGGCAAGACTGGGGCACATCCAAACAAGTTGTCCAATCAGAACACACCCAACAGGAAAGGGAACCCACCTGCAGAGAA GTCAGACAAGAGGATGACCCTCCCGTCACGGTTTCAGAAGGAGGTGCATGCTCACCTTTCCAGAAACTCCCAACAGACCAGTC CCGCCTTGAATCTCAACGAGAGCCTCGGCTCGGGGAAAGGAAAGCCCTACGACCCTCAGCAGGTCCAGGGTCGAATCACGGAAATCCTGGGGAAGTACAGTAATGGGTTCTGGGTGTCAAAGCTGCCTCAGATCTACAGAGAGCTGTACAAACAGGACATGCCCACTGAGGCCCTCAAAGACCTGGACACCTGGACACACATATGCACT GTAGAGAAAACCTGCAGCAGCAACCCATCAGAGCTGCTACTCTACCCTGCCAAGGAACAGACCACCACATCCTCCCCTCCACCCACCCTTACCCCAAACTCCACCTCTGCCCCTGTCCCAACTTCAAACATCCCCACAGACAAACCCGTGCAGTCCCCCGTCCAGCAGAGACCCCCTAGCATCCATCTGACTCGCTCTGGTTCTCGCTCTCCCCAGAATCCACCATCGTCCTCCTCGTCCCCcagccccccctcctcccctgccaCCCCCAGCCCCGACCTGAAGCTGAAACTGGAGGAGCTGCTGGTGAAGTACTCCAATGGCCTGTGGGCCCACGCGCTGCCTAAGCTCTTCCAGGACACCTACAAA TTTAAACTTCCCGGACACGTCCTGGAGAACCTTCATCTCCTCTCCGACATCTGTACCATCGACTACCCGATGCCTGACAACCCTAAGAGGGCCATCCTGTATCGGAGGAGCAGcagtggaggtggaggaggagaggatgaaAACTGTAACAGGAGGAACTCCTCAGCCAGCGAGGAGGAGCTGAGGCTGAGGCAGGAGCTGGGGAGGAGGCTCAGTAATCACGCCGTGCCTTCTCTGCAGATTCCCAAAGAGGAGTACCCCTCTGTGCTAGTGGTGGAGGCCACCAACACCAATGGAGTTATCCTCAG GTACATTGGTGAAGGTTACTCCCAGGCCCAGGAGTCCATGGAAGATGAAATGAGGGAGTTTTATGGCCTTGACCAAAGCAGTCCAACTCCTTTGTCATCTCCATCCTCTGGCCAACTTGTTGCTGTcagggctgaggaggaggaggaaattcTGAGGGCGCAAGTCTGCGAGGTCATGGCTGACAAGGCCAAG GTGTACTATGTGGATCATGGCTTCTCAGAGGTGATCAGCACAACCAAAGTGTTTGAGCTGCATGAGAAATTTTTCCAACTGCCTTTCCAGGCGACTAAATGTAAACTTGCAG GCCTGGAGCCATTCTGTCAGGAGCCTGCTGTGCTGAAAAAGTTTGAGACAATGGCAAGTGGAAGGATCCTATTGGCTGAGATCCTAGAGAGAGGGCAGACCCCTCTTGTTGTCCTGTACGACACGTCGCAGGATGATGATGTCAACATCAACGCTGCCTGCATGAAAGCCCTGCAGGACAAGACACTAGCCAGCCCGTTACAG GTGAACAGCGCTTATATGAAGGTGACTGTCAGAAGCGTCTGCTCAGATGGGACCATCTACTGTCAGCTGCCCTCAAGAGGCCTTGCCAAGCTGAATGTGATACTGGAGAATATAGAGACATACTTCCAATTACAG GTAACATCAGAGTTCCTGGTGTCCAGAGTCTTCTGTGGGAAAGGATGTCTGGCTCGCTACAAAGGCAAATGGTCCCGCGTAGAG ATCACCAACCTGCATGGCAGCAGAGTGCTGGACATCCTGTTCATTGATGTGGGTGTCCAGGCTTCTGTAGAGGTGTTTGAGCTGAGAGAGATTCCACCGCAGTTCCTCTATGACCTCATGGCCATCCCTCCACAG GCTGTGAAGTGCTGTCTAGCAGACCTGGCTGTCAGTGTTGGATCCTGGAGTCCAGAGGCTGTCCAGTGGCTTCGAGAGAAAGTGCTTACCACCACAGACTGTAGCATGAAG GTTGCCAAGGTAGATGAAACCAAGCGCTGCATCTACGTCCACCTTTTTACCGACAAGAACTTCCACGACCCGGCCCGCAGCCTCAACCATCAGATGGCCCAGTCCGACTTGTTCAAACAGCAACCAGATGTTTTCCTGACGAGCCACAG GCCTGCCAAGATCTCCACAGCGACTTTATCCTCCAAGACTCCCAGCACCAGTGACTACACTAATGGAAGTCCAACATCAACTTCTGTCCCAGCCAAGCCTCATCTCAGGAAGGCTCTATCAGGACccagaggaggtggaggaggcaACATGACCACCACCAGCCCACCAGAGACACCATCTGCCCCCTCATCCTCTCTCCAGCTGCCACCGCTGCTAGAGCTGCCCCCAGCAG GAAACAACATAGACGTCTATGTATCAGTGGCGTGCCATCCAGGCCACTTTGTGCTGCAGCCCTGGAGAGATATGTACAAACTGGTGGTGTTGATGGGAGAGATGATTCTCTACTACAGTAAAACTGAGCAGAAACCACTCAACGTAGAAAAGAATCATATATATGCTGCTAAAGTGGAGAATAG CTGGCACCGTGTGTTAGTGAAGGGAGTTCTGACCAATGGGTTGGTGTCTGTGTACGAGTTGGACTATGGTAAACATGAGCTGGTCAGCTGCACACAGCTCAGGCCTCTGATCAAAGAGTTCAGACAGCTGCCGTTCCAGGGAATCACTGCTCAGCTGGCTG GGTTGAAGCAGAGGCAGTGGTCCGAGGAAGCGTCCATCGTTTTCAGGAACCATGTGGAGAAGAAACCACTTGTGGCCCAGCTAGAGGCCGTACAGGAAGCCACAAACCCATGGGACAGGAAGTTGATGGTCTTCCTGGTTGACACTTCACAGGAAGAAAGGGACATCTGGGTGCATGACATCATGACTGAATTTGCTGATGAGCTGACCAAAGAGCTGTAG
- the si:cabz01076231.1 gene encoding calcium-binding protein 2, with amino-acid sequence MSKAGDRTPSTTSVDSAAIDGSKDGSTSGSVSEAPKKSSKKSKKNTESMIKVYNSVLNSVFGAERELAQAELDELQEAFKEFDYDQDGYLNYKDVAECMRTMGYMPTEMELLEIVQQIKMRMGGLMDFEDFTELMGPRMMGETADMLGLKELQSAFVQFDLDGDGKINQDEMKEAIKSMLGEKLKKGELEEILKELDINADGSIDFEEFVMMLSIR; translated from the exons ATGTCCAAGGCAGGAGATAGGACACCCTCTACAACTTCTGTCGACTCAGCCGCAATAGATGG TAGCAAAGATGGTTCCACATCGGGTTCAGTCTCAGAAGCACCCAAGAAGTCATCGAAGAAGTCCAAGAAAAACACTGAGAGCATGATCAAAGTCTACAACTCTGTGCTCAACAGTGTTTTTGGGGCG GAGAGAGAATTAGCTCAGGCTGAGTTGGACG AGTTACAAGAGGCCTTCAAAGAGTTTGACTACGATCAAGATGGATACTTGAACTACAAGGATGTGGCTGAATGCATGAGGACCATGGGATACATGCCCACAGAAATGGAGCTGCTGGAGATAGTACAACAGATCAAGATGAGAA TGGGCGGGTTAATGGATTTTGAAGACTTTACTGAGTTAATGGGACCCAGGATGATGGGAGAGACTGCTGACATGCTGGGACTCAAAGAGCTCCAGTCAGCCTTTGTACAG TTTGACCTTGATGGAGATGGAAAGATCAACCAAGATGAGATGAAGGAGGCAATCAAGTCGATGCTGGGGGAAAAACTGAAGAAAGGAGAACTGGAGGAGATCTTAAAGGAGCTGGACATTAACGCAGATGGAAGCATTGACTTTGAAG aGTTTGTGATGATGCTCTCAATTCGCTAG
- the tdrd7b gene encoding tudor domain-containing protein 7B isoform X2, whose translation MVCFASGANETAHVAKVVARQRSSKKTGRPHLVNTQMRVKPAAPLVLNAKPQTSLRQPNHRGRGGGRGGGGGRGAGHGDFRQARDMRDCQSEGKTGAHPNKLSNQNTPNRKGNPPAEKSDKRMTLPSRFQKEVHAHLSRNSQQTSPALNLNESLGSGKGKPYDPQQVQGRITEILGKYSNGFWVSKLPQIYRELYKQDMPTEALKDLDTWTHICTVEKTCSSNPSELLLYPAKEQTTTSSPPPTLTPNSTSAPVPTSNIPTDKPVQSPVQQRPPSIHLTRSGSRSPQNPPSSSSSPSPPSSPATPSPDLKLKLEELLVKYSNGLWAHALPKLFQDTYKFKLPGHVLENLHLLSDICTIDYPMPDNPKRAILYRRSSSGGGGGEDENCNRRNSSASEEELRLRQELGRRLSNHAVPSLQIPKEEYPSVLVVEATNTNGVILRYIGEGYSQAQESMEDEMREFYGLDQSSPTPLSSPSSGQLVAVRAEEEEEILRAQVCEVMADKAKVYYVDHGFSEVISTTKVFELHEKFFQLPFQATKCKLAGLEPFCQEPAVLKKFETMASGRILLAEILERGQTPLVVLYDTSQDDDVNINAACMKALQDKTLASPLQVNSAYMKVTVRSVCSDGTIYCQLPSRGLAKLNVILENIETYFQLQVTSEFLVSRVFCGKGCLARYKGKWSRVEITNLHGSRVLDILFIDVGVQASVEVFELREIPPQFLYDLMAIPPQAVKCCLADLAVSVGSWSPEAVQWLREKVLTTTDCSMKVAKVDETKRCIYVHLFTDKNFHDPARSLNHQMAQSDLFKQQPDVFLTSHRPAKISTATLSSKTPSTSDYTNGSPTSTSVPAKPHLRKALSGPRGGGGGNMTTTSPPETPSAPSSSLQLPPLLELPPAGNNIDVYVSVACHPGHFVLQPWRDMYKLVVLMGEMILYYSKTEQKPLNVEKNHIYAAKVENSWHRVLVKGVLTNGLVSVYELDYGKHELVSCTQLRPLIKEFRQLPFQGITAQLAGLKQRQWSEEASIVFRNHVEKKPLVAQLEAVQEATNPWDRKLMVFLVDTSQEERDIWVHDIMTEFADELTKEL comes from the exons aTGGTGTGTTTTGCCTCAGGAGCCAATGAGACGGCCCATGTAGCCAAGGTGGTGGCTCGTCAGCGTAGCTCCAAGAAGACCGGCCGACCCCACCTGGTCAACACCCAGATGAGGGTCAAACCGGCTGCCCCACTCGTCCTCAATG CCAAACCTCAGACATCTCTGAGGCAGCCAAACCACCGCGGGCGAGGCGGAGGTCGAGGAGGAGGTGGCGGCCGAGGGGCGGGACATGGAGACTTCAGACAGGCGAGGGACATGAGGGATTGCCAGTCAGAGGGCAAGACTGGGGCACATCCAAACAAGTTGTCCAATCAGAACACACCCAACAGGAAAGGGAACCCACCTGCAGAGAA GTCAGACAAGAGGATGACCCTCCCGTCACGGTTTCAGAAGGAGGTGCATGCTCACCTTTCCAGAAACTCCCAACAGACCAGTC CCGCCTTGAATCTCAACGAGAGCCTCGGCTCGGGGAAAGGAAAGCCCTACGACCCTCAGCAGGTCCAGGGTCGAATCACGGAAATCCTGGGGAAGTACAGTAATGGGTTCTGGGTGTCAAAGCTGCCTCAGATCTACAGAGAGCTGTACAAACAGGACATGCCCACTGAGGCCCTCAAAGACCTGGACACCTGGACACACATATGCACT GTAGAGAAAACCTGCAGCAGCAACCCATCAGAGCTGCTACTCTACCCTGCCAAGGAACAGACCACCACATCCTCCCCTCCACCCACCCTTACCCCAAACTCCACCTCTGCCCCTGTCCCAACTTCAAACATCCCCACAGACAAACCCGTGCAGTCCCCCGTCCAGCAGAGACCCCCTAGCATCCATCTGACTCGCTCTGGTTCTCGCTCTCCCCAGAATCCACCATCGTCCTCCTCGTCCCCcagccccccctcctcccctgccaCCCCCAGCCCCGACCTGAAGCTGAAACTGGAGGAGCTGCTGGTGAAGTACTCCAATGGCCTGTGGGCCCACGCGCTGCCTAAGCTCTTCCAGGACACCTACAAA TTTAAACTTCCCGGACACGTCCTGGAGAACCTTCATCTCCTCTCCGACATCTGTACCATCGACTACCCGATGCCTGACAACCCTAAGAGGGCCATCCTGTATCGGAGGAGCAGcagtggaggtggaggaggagaggatgaaAACTGTAACAGGAGGAACTCCTCAGCCAGCGAGGAGGAGCTGAGGCTGAGGCAGGAGCTGGGGAGGAGGCTCAGTAATCACGCCGTGCCTTCTCTGCAGATTCCCAAAGAGGAGTACCCCTCTGTGCTAGTGGTGGAGGCCACCAACACCAATGGAGTTATCCTCAG GTACATTGGTGAAGGTTACTCCCAGGCCCAGGAGTCCATGGAAGATGAAATGAGGGAGTTTTATGGCCTTGACCAAAGCAGTCCAACTCCTTTGTCATCTCCATCCTCTGGCCAACTTGTTGCTGTcagggctgaggaggaggaggaaattcTGAGGGCGCAAGTCTGCGAGGTCATGGCTGACAAGGCCAAG GTGTACTATGTGGATCATGGCTTCTCAGAGGTGATCAGCACAACCAAAGTGTTTGAGCTGCATGAGAAATTTTTCCAACTGCCTTTCCAGGCGACTAAATGTAAACTTGCAG GCCTGGAGCCATTCTGTCAGGAGCCTGCTGTGCTGAAAAAGTTTGAGACAATGGCAAGTGGAAGGATCCTATTGGCTGAGATCCTAGAGAGAGGGCAGACCCCTCTTGTTGTCCTGTACGACACGTCGCAGGATGATGATGTCAACATCAACGCTGCCTGCATGAAAGCCCTGCAGGACAAGACACTAGCCAGCCCGTTACAG GTGAACAGCGCTTATATGAAGGTGACTGTCAGAAGCGTCTGCTCAGATGGGACCATCTACTGTCAGCTGCCCTCAAGAGGCCTTGCCAAGCTGAATGTGATACTGGAGAATATAGAGACATACTTCCAATTACAG GTAACATCAGAGTTCCTGGTGTCCAGAGTCTTCTGTGGGAAAGGATGTCTGGCTCGCTACAAAGGCAAATGGTCCCGCGTAGAG ATCACCAACCTGCATGGCAGCAGAGTGCTGGACATCCTGTTCATTGATGTGGGTGTCCAGGCTTCTGTAGAGGTGTTTGAGCTGAGAGAGATTCCACCGCAGTTCCTCTATGACCTCATGGCCATCCCTCCACAG GCTGTGAAGTGCTGTCTAGCAGACCTGGCTGTCAGTGTTGGATCCTGGAGTCCAGAGGCTGTCCAGTGGCTTCGAGAGAAAGTGCTTACCACCACAGACTGTAGCATGAAG GTTGCCAAGGTAGATGAAACCAAGCGCTGCATCTACGTCCACCTTTTTACCGACAAGAACTTCCACGACCCGGCCCGCAGCCTCAACCATCAGATGGCCCAGTCCGACTTGTTCAAACAGCAACCAGATGTTTTCCTGACGAGCCACAG GCCTGCCAAGATCTCCACAGCGACTTTATCCTCCAAGACTCCCAGCACCAGTGACTACACTAATGGAAGTCCAACATCAACTTCTGTCCCAGCCAAGCCTCATCTCAGGAAGGCTCTATCAGGACccagaggaggtggaggaggcaACATGACCACCACCAGCCCACCAGAGACACCATCTGCCCCCTCATCCTCTCTCCAGCTGCCACCGCTGCTAGAGCTGCCCCCAGCAG GAAACAACATAGACGTCTATGTATCAGTGGCGTGCCATCCAGGCCACTTTGTGCTGCAGCCCTGGAGAGATATGTACAAACTGGTGGTGTTGATGGGAGAGATGATTCTCTACTACAGTAAAACTGAGCAGAAACCACTCAACGTAGAAAAGAATCATATATATGCTGCTAAAGTGGAGAATAG CTGGCACCGTGTGTTAGTGAAGGGAGTTCTGACCAATGGGTTGGTGTCTGTGTACGAGTTGGACTATGGTAAACATGAGCTGGTCAGCTGCACACAGCTCAGGCCTCTGATCAAAGAGTTCAGACAGCTGCCGTTCCAGGGAATCACTGCTCAGCTGGCTG GGTTGAAGCAGAGGCAGTGGTCCGAGGAAGCGTCCATCGTTTTCAGGAACCATGTGGAGAAGAAACCACTTGTGGCCCAGCTAGAGGCCGTACAGGAAGCCACAAACCCATGGGACAGGAAGTTGATGGTCTTCCTGGTTGACACTTCACAGGAAGAAAGGGACATCTGGGTGCATGACATCATGACTGAATTTGCTGATGAGCTGACCAAAGAGCTGTAG